In Streptomyces sp. RFCAC02, the following proteins share a genomic window:
- a CDS encoding sugar ABC transporter permease, translating to MTSVPTTAPARTPAATRVPARPSRKRRSWTGLWFVAPFLCVFLVVIVAPILYAVYLSLFRDRLIGGTIFVGADNYLKALQDPEFWSSLGRVGGYMLVQVPVMLALSVFAALALDSARLHFRPLYRIALFLPYAVPAVVAALMWGFMYGSQSGLVGDLNDLLGVVLPDPLSSSWVLVAIGNVATWEFVGFNMLILYSALQLVPRERYEAATLDGAGRVRIVRHIKLPAMKQSLVLAVVFSVIGSFQLFNEPSVLKSLAPNTISSAYTPNLYAYNLSFAGQQFNYAAAISILIGLITMIVAYVIQYFGTRREGAR from the coding sequence ATGACCTCCGTCCCGACCACGGCCCCCGCGCGGACCCCCGCGGCGACACGGGTCCCGGCCCGCCCGTCCCGGAAACGGCGCAGCTGGACGGGGCTCTGGTTCGTCGCGCCCTTCCTGTGCGTCTTCCTCGTCGTGATCGTGGCGCCGATCCTGTACGCGGTCTACCTCAGTCTCTTCCGCGACCGGCTGATCGGCGGCACGATCTTCGTCGGCGCCGACAACTACCTCAAGGCCCTGCAGGACCCCGAGTTCTGGTCATCGCTGGGACGCGTGGGCGGCTACATGCTGGTCCAGGTCCCCGTGATGCTGGCCCTGTCCGTCTTCGCCGCACTGGCCCTCGACAGCGCGCGCCTCCACTTCCGGCCGCTCTACCGGATAGCCCTCTTCCTGCCGTACGCCGTGCCCGCCGTGGTCGCCGCGCTCATGTGGGGCTTCATGTACGGCTCCCAGTCCGGCCTCGTCGGCGACCTGAACGACCTCCTCGGCGTCGTCCTGCCCGACCCGCTCTCCAGCAGCTGGGTGCTCGTCGCGATCGGCAATGTCGCCACCTGGGAGTTCGTCGGCTTCAACATGCTGATCCTCTACTCCGCCCTGCAGCTCGTACCCAGGGAGCGCTATGAGGCGGCGACGCTCGACGGCGCGGGTCGCGTCCGGATCGTCCGGCACATCAAGCTCCCGGCGATGAAGCAGTCGCTCGTCCTGGCCGTCGTCTTCTCCGTCATCGGCAGCTTCCAGCTCTTCAACGAACCGAGCGTCCTCAAGTCCCTCGCGCCGAACACCATCTCGTCGGCCTACACCCCAAATCTCTATGCCTACAACCTTTCCTTCGCCGGCCAGCAGTTCAACTACGCCGCCGCCATCTCCATCCTCATCGGCCTGATCACCATGATCGTGGCCTATGTGATCCAGTACTTCGGCACTCGCCGGGAGGGGGCACGATGA
- a CDS encoding carbohydrate ABC transporter permease, translated as MRRPHALPGQPGGRKSILLTLMMGLLLLYTVVPILWLVINATKTQDSLLSSFGLWFSGDFALWDNIVDTFTYADGQFGRWLLNTLLYVVVGAGGGTVLATLAGYGLARFDFPGKRAFLPVLLGAIAIPATALAVPTFLLFSNMALTNTPWAVIIPSLINPLGLYLVWFFTEDAVPEQLLEAARIDGAGEFRIFRTIALRLLMPALVPVLLFSFVTAWNNYFLPLIMLNDADWLPLTVGLNNWSMQNQQAVTATGHAIDSIIVTGSLLSVVPTIVLFLGLQRYWESGLVAGSVKE; from the coding sequence ATGAGACGTCCGCACGCTCTGCCCGGACAGCCGGGAGGACGCAAGTCGATCCTGCTCACCCTGATGATGGGCCTGCTGCTGCTCTACACCGTGGTGCCCATCCTGTGGCTGGTCATCAACGCGACGAAGACCCAGGATTCGCTGCTGTCGTCCTTCGGCCTGTGGTTCTCCGGCGACTTCGCGCTGTGGGACAACATCGTCGACACCTTCACCTACGCGGACGGCCAGTTCGGCCGCTGGCTGCTGAACACTCTGCTGTACGTCGTCGTCGGCGCGGGCGGGGGCACCGTCCTGGCCACCCTGGCCGGCTACGGGCTCGCGCGTTTCGACTTCCCGGGCAAGCGCGCGTTCCTGCCCGTCCTGCTCGGCGCCATCGCGATCCCCGCCACCGCCCTCGCCGTGCCGACGTTCCTGCTCTTCAGCAACATGGCGCTCACGAACACCCCGTGGGCGGTGATCATCCCGTCGCTCATCAACCCGCTGGGCCTGTACCTGGTGTGGTTCTTCACCGAGGACGCCGTCCCCGAGCAACTGCTGGAGGCCGCGCGCATCGACGGCGCCGGCGAGTTCCGCATCTTCCGGACCATCGCCCTGCGGCTCCTGATGCCGGCCCTCGTGCCCGTCCTGCTCTTCAGCTTCGTCACGGCGTGGAACAACTACTTCCTGCCGCTGATCATGCTGAACGACGCCGACTGGCTGCCCCTCACGGTCGGCCTGAACAACTGGAGCATGCAGAACCAGCAGGCGGTGACGGCCACCGGGCACGCGATCGACAGCATCATCGTCACCGGCTCCCTCCTGTCGGTCGTCCCGACGATCGTGCTGTTCCTCGGACTGCAGCGCTACTGGGAGTCCGGCCTCGTCGCCGGCAGCGTCAAGGAATAG
- a CDS encoding sugar ABC transporter substrate-binding protein, which translates to MHLSTRPVRRALPRAALAATAAATLALTGCSAGDFDTGFTATAAEIDRALHTETSIDFWSWSPQAAQMAEAFEEEYPDITVNVTNVGGSDVAYTKLQNAMKAESGIPDVVYMEYLAMPQFALQGSLTNLEEYTRDTLEDEFSDEIWSQVATRDGVYGVPLDSGPLVLYYRPDVFEAHGLDVPTTWDEYAAAARTLHEEDPSAYITADAGDGNGALAMIWQAGGRPFASSGGDLSVDLQDSGSAAWADMWGGLLDEGLIADRVAQWSNEWLRGMADGTYATWVAGAWGGSALESHVPSAAGKWRVAPIPQYAPGEDAGSESGGSGLTIPAGSDDKLAAMGFVQWMTTSERANGIWTDAGQVPAVSDVLASDAWLDAEAPYFGGQQVNRVYARASASVLPGWQYLPFEPYANSVFSDTVGQAYAGAVSLSEGLRNWEEKIRSYGEEQGFTLRE; encoded by the coding sequence ATGCACCTCTCCACCAGGCCCGTACGCAGGGCGCTTCCCCGTGCGGCACTCGCCGCCACCGCCGCGGCCACGCTGGCCCTGACGGGCTGCTCGGCCGGGGACTTCGACACCGGATTCACCGCCACCGCCGCCGAGATCGACCGGGCGCTGCACACCGAGACCTCGATCGACTTCTGGTCCTGGTCGCCGCAGGCGGCGCAGATGGCCGAGGCGTTCGAGGAGGAGTACCCGGACATCACCGTCAACGTGACGAACGTCGGCGGCAGCGATGTCGCCTACACCAAGCTGCAGAACGCCATGAAGGCCGAGTCCGGCATCCCGGACGTCGTCTACATGGAGTACCTGGCGATGCCGCAGTTCGCCCTCCAGGGATCGCTCACCAACCTGGAGGAGTACACGCGGGACACGCTGGAGGACGAGTTCTCCGACGAGATCTGGTCGCAGGTCGCCACCCGCGACGGCGTCTACGGCGTCCCTCTCGACTCCGGCCCGCTCGTCCTGTACTACCGGCCCGACGTCTTCGAGGCCCACGGGCTCGACGTCCCGACCACCTGGGACGAATACGCCGCGGCCGCCCGGACCCTGCACGAGGAGGACCCGAGCGCGTACATCACCGCCGACGCGGGGGACGGCAACGGTGCCCTGGCCATGATCTGGCAGGCCGGTGGGCGCCCGTTCGCCTCCTCGGGCGGCGACCTGTCGGTGGACCTCCAGGACTCCGGCAGCGCCGCGTGGGCCGACATGTGGGGCGGCCTGCTGGACGAGGGGCTGATCGCCGACCGGGTGGCGCAGTGGTCGAACGAGTGGCTGCGCGGCATGGCGGACGGCACGTACGCCACCTGGGTCGCCGGGGCCTGGGGCGGTTCGGCCCTGGAGAGCCATGTGCCGAGCGCCGCCGGGAAGTGGCGCGTCGCGCCGATCCCCCAGTACGCCCCCGGGGAGGACGCGGGGTCGGAGAGCGGCGGCTCGGGGCTGACGATCCCGGCCGGCAGCGACGACAAACTCGCCGCCATGGGCTTCGTCCAGTGGATGACGACCAGCGAACGGGCCAACGGCATCTGGACCGACGCCGGACAGGTCCCGGCCGTCTCCGACGTCCTCGCCTCGGACGCCTGGCTCGACGCCGAAGCCCCCTACTTCGGGGGCCAGCAGGTGAACCGCGTGTACGCCCGGGCGTCCGCCTCCGTGCTGCCCGGCTGGCAGTACCTGCCGTTCGAGCCGTACGCCAACAGCGTCTTCAGCGACACGGTCGGCCAGGCGTACGCGGGCGCTGTGTCTTTGAGCGAGGGCCTGCGGAACTGGGAGGAGAAGATCCGCTCCTACGGCGAGGAGCAGGGGTTCACCCTCCGGGAATGA
- a CDS encoding zinc-binding dehydrogenase, whose translation MGETTGETMRAARLHYPDRVLRVEDVPKPVPGAGEVLVRVAAAGVCLSDVHLIDGTLTGGRYRTGDSVVLGHEVAGTVAALGPGVAGWQEGDRVVLQAGEHRGEQLWTRGVDYDGGWAEYALASVGTLTALPGSIPFEQAAIIPDAVSTPWGAITETGAVRPAEAVGVWGVGGLGAHGVQLLRAVGAYPVIAVDPEPVARERAIAFGADEALDPGDPDFAARVAGLTGGQGLRAAFDFAGVEAVRAQALRVLGVGGRLVLVGLTGRPLHIEDSTGLSFLRQQVLGHYGSGDDAVGQLVGLTAGGRLDFSRSVTDVLPLEDVHRAVERMHTKEGSPIRLVLRP comes from the coding sequence ATGGGAGAGACCACCGGGGAGACGATGCGCGCGGCACGGCTGCACTACCCCGACCGCGTGCTGCGCGTGGAGGACGTGCCGAAGCCGGTGCCGGGCGCGGGCGAGGTGCTGGTGCGCGTGGCGGCGGCCGGGGTCTGCCTCTCGGACGTGCACCTGATCGACGGCACGCTGACCGGGGGCCGCTACCGCACGGGCGACAGCGTCGTGCTCGGGCACGAGGTCGCCGGCACGGTGGCCGCCCTCGGCCCCGGGGTCGCCGGATGGCAGGAGGGCGACCGGGTGGTCCTCCAGGCCGGGGAGCACCGCGGTGAGCAGCTGTGGACGCGCGGCGTGGACTACGACGGCGGCTGGGCCGAGTACGCCCTCGCCTCGGTGGGCACGCTCACCGCGCTGCCCGGGTCGATCCCCTTCGAGCAGGCCGCGATCATCCCGGACGCGGTCTCGACGCCGTGGGGAGCGATCACGGAGACGGGCGCCGTCCGTCCCGCGGAGGCCGTCGGAGTGTGGGGCGTCGGCGGTCTCGGGGCGCACGGGGTGCAGTTGCTGCGGGCGGTCGGCGCGTACCCCGTCATCGCCGTGGACCCGGAGCCGGTGGCGCGCGAGCGCGCCATCGCCTTCGGTGCCGACGAGGCCCTCGACCCCGGCGATCCGGACTTCGCCGCGCGGGTGGCCGGCCTGACCGGCGGGCAGGGGCTGCGCGCGGCGTTCGACTTCGCCGGTGTCGAGGCGGTGCGCGCGCAGGCGCTGCGCGTGCTGGGGGTCGGCGGCCGGCTCGTGCTGGTCGGGCTCACCGGACGCCCACTGCACATCGAGGACAGCACCGGCCTCAGCTTCCTGCGGCAGCAGGTGCTCGGCCACTACGGGTCGGGGGACGACGCCGTGGGGCAGCTCGTGGGGCTGACCGCGGGCGGGCGGCTGGACTTCTCGCGCTCGGTCACGGACGTGCTGCCGCTGGAGGACGTGCACCGGGCGGTCGAGCGGATGCACACCAAGGAGGGGTCGCCGATCCGGCTGGTGCTGCGGCCCTGA
- a CDS encoding TetR-like C-terminal domain-containing protein: MDERTGHTAAAPLRRRGEPMRRAVLAATVRLLVSRPYGDVTVAAVAQAAGVHETTVYRHWRTRENLIHDAARACADRALPLPDTGDVRTDLRTLAASLVRLLASPEGRALLRIAVRPADEAPGTKADAQRRAAFWADRLARAETLVHRGKERGEIGADRDAALVIEALCAPLLTRALLAGGTMDDGFVARLVDQVVDGAAPR, encoded by the coding sequence GTGGACGAACGCACCGGGCACACAGCGGCGGCACCCCTGCGGCGGCGGGGCGAGCCGATGCGGCGGGCCGTCCTCGCCGCCACCGTCCGGCTCCTCGTCTCCCGGCCCTACGGCGACGTCACGGTCGCGGCCGTCGCGCAGGCCGCAGGCGTGCACGAGACCACCGTCTACCGGCACTGGCGCACCCGCGAGAACCTCATCCACGACGCGGCGCGCGCCTGTGCCGACCGGGCACTCCCGCTGCCCGACACCGGTGACGTCCGCACCGACCTGCGGACGCTCGCCGCATCGCTCGTGCGGCTGCTCGCCTCGCCGGAGGGCCGGGCGCTGCTGCGCATCGCCGTCCGGCCCGCCGACGAGGCCCCGGGCACGAAGGCCGACGCTCAGCGCCGCGCCGCCTTCTGGGCGGACCGTCTGGCCAGGGCCGAGACGCTCGTCCACCGGGGCAAGGAGCGCGGCGAGATCGGCGCGGACCGCGACGCCGCCCTCGTCATCGAGGCGCTCTGCGCGCCGCTCCTGACACGCGCGCTCCTCGCCGGCGGCACGATGGACGACGGTTTCGTCGCCCGCCTCGTGGACCAGGTGGTGGACGGCGCCGCCCCGCGGTGA
- a CDS encoding RICIN domain-containing protein, whose protein sequence is MNSLTRHRRSVIVAGLAALLLALSGTLSTASAATTYWTFKSSHNGRCLTGSSSGAVWVASCNGGSSQQWDWVGTGRSYLGQSYHMLKNRAAGECLMTDFKTDRNSVWLSACDGDEVGLWWSNDVPNQLDLYSSTNSLRVSPSGSDAVYTSDWLVDENAYGIPYSSHSWSRSHT, encoded by the coding sequence ATGAACTCCCTCACACGCCACAGGCGTTCCGTCATCGTGGCCGGTCTCGCGGCACTGCTGCTGGCCCTGTCCGGCACGCTGTCGACGGCATCGGCCGCCACCACCTACTGGACCTTCAAGAGTTCCCACAACGGCAGATGCCTCACGGGGTCATCCAGCGGCGCCGTGTGGGTCGCGTCCTGCAACGGCGGGTCGTCGCAGCAGTGGGACTGGGTCGGAACGGGCAGGTCGTACCTCGGCCAGTCGTACCACATGCTGAAGAACCGGGCCGCCGGCGAATGCCTGATGACCGACTTCAAGACCGACCGCAACTCCGTCTGGCTGAGCGCCTGCGACGGTGACGAGGTCGGCCTGTGGTGGTCGAACGACGTCCCCAACCAGCTCGACCTCTACTCCAGCACGAACAGTCTGCGGGTGTCGCCCTCGGGGAGCGACGCCGTCTACACGTCGGACTGGCTGGTCGACGAGAACGCCTACGGCATCCCCTACTCCTCGCACTCCTGGAGCCGGTCCCACACCTGA
- a CDS encoding sulfatase yields MKAIMVMFDSLNRHLLPPYGAEWTHALNFARLAARTVTFDNCYAGSMPCMPARRELHTGRHNFLHRGWGPLEPFDDSMPELLKRSGVYTHLVSDHQHYFEDGGATYHTRYSSWEFFRGQEGDPWKGRVADPAVPADLHSSRGETWRQDWVNRQYLDTEAKQPQTLTFDAGLEFLRDNHADDGWFVQIETFDPHEPFFTHQKYKDLYPHDYDGPHFDWPDYTRVTETDEQVAHARYEYAALLSMCDHSLGRVLDAMDAYGLWEDTLLIVCTDHGFLLGEKGWWAKVVQPWYNELVHTPLFLHDPRRPRLAGTRHAGLVQTVDIAPTLLEFFGVERTPDMQGRPLAEATREAALFGIFGGHVNITDGRHVYMRACVDDDNRPLYEHTLMPTRIRGRFTPEELADVTLAEPFSFTKGVRTLRVAARTSALLGPAHFGTLLFDLATDPAQERPVVDDATELRMIRLLVTALRANDAPISQFERLGIPWEPDEVGDEHLLVAAQRARADAASRPTPRVGDFPEGTVNLRTPLAELLRHPLAADAVRRHLPGLLDSELLTLRSGGSLLQLAATTRAVDHEGLTALAEDLARLFPPPAVSGTGSVARAAGRR; encoded by the coding sequence GTGAAGGCCATCATGGTCATGTTCGACAGCCTCAACCGGCATCTGCTGCCGCCCTACGGCGCCGAGTGGACCCACGCGCTCAACTTCGCGCGTCTCGCGGCACGGACCGTCACGTTCGACAACTGCTACGCCGGGTCGATGCCGTGCATGCCGGCGCGCCGCGAACTGCACACCGGCCGCCACAACTTCCTGCACCGCGGCTGGGGACCCCTGGAACCGTTCGACGACTCGATGCCCGAACTGCTGAAGCGCAGCGGCGTGTACACGCATCTCGTCAGCGATCACCAGCACTACTTCGAAGACGGCGGCGCCACGTACCACACGCGCTACAGCAGCTGGGAGTTCTTCCGCGGGCAGGAGGGCGACCCGTGGAAGGGCCGGGTGGCCGATCCCGCGGTCCCCGCGGACCTGCACTCGTCCCGCGGGGAGACCTGGCGCCAGGACTGGGTCAACCGGCAGTACCTCGACACGGAGGCGAAGCAGCCGCAGACCCTCACGTTCGACGCGGGCCTCGAGTTCCTGCGCGACAACCACGCCGATGACGGCTGGTTCGTGCAGATCGAGACGTTCGACCCGCACGAGCCGTTCTTCACCCATCAGAAGTACAAGGACCTGTATCCGCACGACTACGACGGCCCGCACTTCGACTGGCCCGACTACACGCGGGTCACCGAGACCGACGAGCAGGTCGCGCACGCGCGGTACGAGTACGCGGCGCTCCTGTCCATGTGCGACCACTCCCTCGGCCGGGTCCTCGACGCCATGGACGCGTACGGCCTGTGGGAGGACACGCTCCTGATCGTCTGCACCGACCACGGGTTCCTGCTGGGCGAGAAGGGCTGGTGGGCCAAGGTGGTCCAGCCCTGGTACAACGAGCTGGTCCACACGCCGCTGTTCCTCCACGACCCGCGTCGTCCCCGGCTCGCCGGCACGCGGCACGCGGGGCTGGTGCAGACCGTCGACATAGCCCCGACGCTGCTGGAGTTCTTCGGGGTCGAACGGACGCCCGACATGCAGGGCCGGCCCCTGGCCGAGGCGACGCGGGAGGCCGCGCTGTTCGGCATCTTCGGCGGCCACGTCAACATCACCGACGGCCGTCACGTCTACATGCGGGCCTGCGTGGACGACGACAACCGGCCGCTGTACGAGCACACCCTCATGCCGACGCGCATCCGCGGCCGGTTCACGCCCGAGGAACTCGCCGACGTCACGCTCGCCGAGCCGTTCTCCTTCACGAAGGGAGTCCGGACCCTCCGCGTCGCGGCCCGCACCTCCGCGCTGCTCGGCCCGGCCCACTTCGGGACGCTGCTGTTCGACCTGGCCACCGACCCGGCACAGGAACGGCCCGTCGTCGACGACGCGACCGAACTGCGGATGATCCGCCTGCTGGTCACGGCGCTGCGGGCGAACGACGCGCCCATCAGCCAGTTCGAACGCCTCGGCATCCCCTGGGAGCCGGACGAGGTCGGCGACGAGCACCTGCTGGTCGCCGCGCAGCGCGCCCGCGCCGACGCCGCGAGCCGCCCCACGCCCCGTGTCGGTGACTTCCCCGAGGGCACCGTCAACCTGCGGACGCCGCTCGCCGAACTGCTGCGTCACCCGCTCGCCGCCGACGCGGTGCGCCGCCACCTGCCCGGGCTGCTCGACTCCGAACTCCTCACGCTCCGCTCGGGCGGCTCCCTGCTGCAACTGGCCGCGACGACACGGGCTGTCGACCACGAGGGGCTGACCGCCCTCGCCGAGGACCTGGCCCGCCTGTTCCCACCGCCCGCCGTGTCCGGGACCGGGTCGGTGGCGCGGGCCGCGGGGCGGCGCTGA
- a CDS encoding ABC transporter ATP-binding protein, whose protein sequence is MTASLDVTDLRVEFAGPGGRPVRAVGGVSLTVRPGETLGIVGESGSGKSTTALAVMRMLPGSGRITGGAVRLGGTDLTAAGEDELRAVRGARVAMVFQDPMTALNPVLTVRRHLDEALRAHGGGDRAARARRAEELLGLVGIPEPARRLDDHPHQFSGGQRQRIVIALALANEPDVLFADEPTTALDATVQDQILGLLERLNRETGTSLVVITHNMGVVARTCRRVVVMYGGTIVEDGPTEQVLTHPRHPYTAGLLAAVPRLDAPSGTRLHSIPGTPPDPADPPAGCAFAPRCPLAEERCREAAPPLRPTGDGRTACWVAGDGSPLPPGRLLRAPHIPAPARPEEVPTVTARTGAESPADRSGPLLVVSGLRKTFPGRGTRALRRTPFTALDGVDLTLAAGETLGIVGESGSGKSTLARTLVRIHPATGGRVLLRGRDVTSVTGRQLKELRREVQMVFQDPYASLNPRLTVGAIVAEPLVAHGIGDRAERAERVAGLLTAVGLAPDAADRHPRDFSGGQRQRIGIARALAPEPSVLICDEPVSALDVSVQAQIVNLLTDLQGRLGLAMVFIAHDLAVVRRISHRIAVMRQGRIVETGPADEVCERPRHPYTRELLAAAPVPDPAVEAARRTSPAAARGAESEAVAP, encoded by the coding sequence ATGACCGCGTCCCTCGACGTCACCGACCTGCGCGTCGAGTTCGCCGGCCCCGGCGGCCGTCCCGTGCGCGCCGTGGGCGGCGTCAGCCTCACGGTGCGGCCCGGCGAGACGCTCGGCATCGTCGGCGAGTCCGGTTCGGGGAAGTCCACGACCGCCCTCGCGGTCATGCGGATGCTGCCCGGCTCGGGCCGTATCACCGGCGGGGCCGTACGGCTGGGCGGGACGGACCTCACGGCCGCTGGCGAGGACGAGCTGCGCGCCGTGCGGGGCGCCCGCGTCGCCATGGTCTTCCAGGACCCGATGACCGCGCTCAACCCGGTGCTGACCGTCCGCCGCCACCTGGACGAGGCCCTGCGCGCGCACGGCGGCGGCGACCGCGCCGCGCGGGCCCGCCGCGCCGAGGAACTCCTCGGCCTCGTCGGCATCCCCGAACCCGCGCGGCGCCTGGACGACCATCCCCACCAGTTCTCCGGCGGGCAGCGGCAGCGGATCGTGATCGCCCTGGCGCTGGCCAACGAGCCCGACGTGCTGTTCGCCGACGAGCCGACCACCGCGCTCGACGCCACCGTCCAGGACCAGATCCTCGGCCTGCTGGAGCGCCTCAACCGCGAGACGGGCACGTCCCTCGTCGTCATCACGCACAACATGGGCGTCGTCGCACGGACCTGCCGCCGCGTCGTGGTCATGTACGGCGGCACGATCGTCGAGGACGGCCCGACCGAGCAGGTCCTCACCCACCCGCGCCACCCCTACACCGCCGGTCTCCTCGCCGCCGTGCCCAGGCTGGACGCGCCGTCCGGAACCCGCCTGCACAGCATTCCGGGCACCCCGCCCGACCCGGCCGACCCGCCCGCGGGCTGCGCCTTCGCCCCGCGCTGCCCCCTCGCCGAGGAGCGGTGCCGGGAGGCCGCGCCGCCGCTGCGTCCCACGGGCGACGGGCGCACCGCGTGCTGGGTGGCGGGCGACGGCTCGCCGCTCCCGCCCGGCAGGCTCCTGCGCGCGCCGCACATCCCGGCGCCCGCGCGTCCGGAGGAGGTGCCCACCGTCACCGCCCGGACCGGCGCGGAGAGTCCGGCGGACCGGTCCGGGCCGCTGCTCGTGGTCTCGGGGCTGCGCAAGACGTTCCCCGGGCGCGGGACGCGTGCCCTGCGGCGCACGCCGTTCACGGCGCTGGACGGTGTCGACCTGACACTGGCCGCCGGGGAGACGCTGGGCATCGTCGGCGAGTCAGGCTCGGGCAAATCCACCCTGGCCCGCACCCTCGTACGGATCCACCCCGCCACCGGCGGCCGTGTGCTGCTGCGCGGCCGTGACGTCACCTCCGTCACCGGGCGGCAGCTCAAGGAGCTGCGGCGGGAGGTCCAGATGGTGTTCCAGGACCCCTACGCCTCCCTCAACCCGCGCCTGACCGTCGGCGCGATCGTCGCCGAGCCGCTCGTCGCGCACGGCATCGGCGACCGGGCCGAGCGGGCCGAACGCGTCGCCGGGCTGCTGACGGCCGTGGGGCTCGCCCCGGACGCCGCGGACCGGCACCCGCGCGACTTCTCCGGCGGACAGCGCCAGCGCATCGGGATCGCCCGTGCCCTCGCGCCCGAACCGTCCGTCCTGATCTGCGACGAGCCGGTCTCCGCCCTCGACGTGTCCGTGCAGGCGCAGATCGTCAACCTCCTCACCGACCTGCAGGGCAGGCTCGGCCTGGCCATGGTCTTCATCGCGCACGACCTGGCGGTGGTCCGCCGGATCAGCCACCGCATCGCCGTGATGCGGCAGGGACGCATCGTCGAGACCGGACCGGCCGACGAGGTCTGCGAGCGGCCCCGCCACCCCTACACGCGCGAACTGCTGGCCGCCGCGCCCGTGCCCGACCCCGCCGTCGAGGCGGCCCGCCGCACGTCCCCCGCCGCCGCGCGCGGCGCCGAGTCCGAGGCCGTGGCCCCGTGA
- a CDS encoding ABC transporter permease: MTALLAPDIPAPARRRVRNPYIAGLRTPRGIAGLVLVGLVAAAGLLAPVIAGPAPTEQSADALTGPGAAHLLGTDEVGRDLLSRVLYGIRTDLGIILVGVPVAAVGGSVLALAATAWRPADVVVQRLFDLVLAFPGLILGLAITAVLGPGYWPVILVIALAEAPGFGRVLRGSVLLQREREYAVAARAGGAGPVRVLLRHVLPNAVDPVVVQLAVSLPAAVFIEGAMSFLGIGVKPPDPTLGSVLSQAMPYLSTHPHIAVPPLVAVTALVLGFTLIAEALNKGVRR; this comes from the coding sequence ATGACCGCACTGCTCGCCCCCGACATCCCCGCGCCCGCCCGTCGGCGCGTCCGCAACCCCTACATCGCCGGTCTCCGCACGCCCCGCGGGATCGCCGGACTCGTCCTCGTCGGCCTGGTCGCCGCCGCAGGGCTCCTCGCCCCGGTGATCGCCGGCCCGGCGCCCACCGAACAGAGCGCCGACGCGCTCACCGGCCCGGGAGCGGCCCACCTCCTCGGCACCGACGAGGTGGGCCGCGACCTGCTCAGCCGGGTGCTGTACGGCATCCGCACGGACCTCGGCATCATCCTGGTGGGGGTGCCCGTCGCCGCCGTCGGCGGCAGCGTCCTCGCGCTGGCCGCCACGGCCTGGCGCCCCGCCGACGTGGTGGTGCAGCGCCTGTTCGACCTCGTGCTGGCGTTCCCCGGGCTGATCCTCGGGCTCGCCATCACCGCCGTCCTCGGTCCCGGCTACTGGCCCGTCATCCTCGTCATCGCCCTCGCGGAGGCACCGGGCTTCGGCCGCGTCCTGCGCGGCTCCGTCCTCCTCCAGCGGGAGCGCGAGTACGCCGTCGCCGCGCGGGCCGGCGGGGCGGGGCCCGTGCGGGTCCTGCTGCGGCATGTCCTGCCGAACGCCGTCGACCCCGTCGTCGTCCAGCTCGCCGTCTCCCTGCCGGCCGCCGTGTTCATCGAGGGAGCCATGAGCTTCCTCGGCATCGGGGTGAAGCCACCGGACCCGACCCTCGGCAGCGTTCTCAGCCAGGCCATGCCCTACCTCTCGACCCACCCCCACATCGCCGTGCCGCCCCTGGTCGCGGTGACCGCCCTCGTGCTCGGCTTCACGCTGATCGCCGAGGCCCTGAACAAGGGAGTCCGCCGATGA